In Halictus rubicundus isolate RS-2024b chromosome 5, iyHalRubi1_principal, whole genome shotgun sequence, one genomic interval encodes:
- the LOC143354262 gene encoding calcium-independent phospholipase A2-gamma isoform X1: MTRNINLRNYRKYISLLRQLTHSTADKNNSGSTYKYKFFDYINILWKTKMSMQNYSKLLAQLKDYIHKAGYDKNLQINFSKDWIDTLHKATYTQINTLKKQLSILIAKNTNHNKVKGVEEYKDNETESREVLIRDQEEGVVMNDPAKCRKAFQHVDDDTINERKMEIKEQSYTLSQMLNTLIFKLTSQTRTGALVVPPKWKVNVHKNISKPSIVSRTRHVLNSIVTAESNASRWRRIEDFLTHIDQYPEARHYAIKEGAIGVLLKTRHRTKDEQIKASIREALAVLGYVDPLPGRGIRVLSIDGGGMRGVLVIEMLKKLEELTGKKTYEMFDYICGVSTGAILAAILGGRKRKSLSDISELYRELSIKIFTQSTIKGTSNLVWSHAYYDTSLWEKLLQEHLGDKILIKTVRDPNTPKFSAISAIVNHERVMAYVFRNYTLPYRLESQYIGSHKHKLWEAVRASAAAPSYFEEFKYGEFLHQDGGILVNNPCAIALHEAKQLWPNNPIQCVISFGTGRTPNRIRESNNDSMEIAISSWKEKFYKILDSATDTEAVHTMLNDLLPEHVYYRFNPYLTEMLSMDEIRPEKIHQLEQDAKMYIRRNEEKFQKAAEVLLEKRQMQQKFMDWILLQKQISKL; encoded by the exons ATGACAAGAAATATAAACTTgcgaaattatcgaaaatatatttctttattgaG GCAATTGACGCATAGCACAGCAGATAAAAACAACAGTGGAAGTACTTACAAATACAAGTTCTttgattatataaatattttatggaaAACCAAGATGTCTATGCAAAATTATTCAAAACTTTTGGCACAATTAAAAGATTACATACATAAAGCTGGTTACGATAAGAATCTTCAgattaatttttctaaagatTGGATAGATACTCTCCACAAAGCGACCTACACGCAAATTAATACTTTGAAAAAGCAATTGTCCATTCTAATAGCAAAGAATACGAATCACAATAAAGTAAAAGGCGTAGAGGAATATAAGGATAATGAAACCGAGAGTCGAGAAGTTTTAATAAGGGACCAAGAAGAAGGTGTGGTAATGAATGATCCTGCGAAATGTCGTAAAGCATTTCAG CACGTCGATGACGATACCATAAACGAACGAAAGATGGAAATCAAGGAACAGTCATATACCCTTTCACAAATGTTGAACACTTTGATATTTAAGTTAACCAGCCAAACCAGAACAGGTGCTCTTGTAGTACCACCAAAGTGGAAAGTAAatgttcataaaaatatatcaaagCCCAGCATTGTGTCTAGAACACGTCATGTTTTAAACAGTATCGTAACTGCTGAATCGAACGCTTCAAGGTGGAGGAGAATAGAAGATTTTTTAACTCATATCGATCAATACCCTGAAGCTAGACATTATGCGATCAAAGAAGGAGCAATTGGAGTATTACTCAAAACTCGTCATAGAACAAAAGATGAACAAATAAAAG CATCGATTCGAGAAGCGCTAGCGGTATTAGGCTACGTTGATCCATTGCCTGGTCGTGGAATTAGAGTTCTTTCCATCGATGGTGGTGGTATGCGTGGTGTCTTAGTTATAGAAATGTTGAAAAAGCTTGAAGAGTTGACAGGGAAGAAAACGTACGAAATGTTTGATTACATATGTGGTGTGAGTACAGGAGCAATTCTTGCAGCTATTTTAG GTGGACGTAAAAGAAAATCGTTGAGTGATATCTCAGAATTGTACAGAGAATTGAGTATTAAAATATTCACTCAAAGCACGATAAAAGGTACAAGTAATTTAGTATGGAGCCACGCGTACTATGATACATCTCTTTGGGAGAAATTATTGCAGGAGCACTTGGGAGATAAGATTCTAATTAAAACTGTTCGCGATCCGAATACACCGAAG TTTTCAGCCATATCTGCGATTGTGAATCATGAGCGCGTGATGGCTTATGTATTTCGAAATTACACTTTGCCGTACAGACTAGAAAGTCAATACATAGGATCTCATAAACATAAGTTATGGGAAGCTGTAAGAGCATCCGCGGCAGCGCCTAGTTACTTTGAGGAATTTAAATACGGCGAATTTCTTCACCAAGATGGAG GTATACTGGTAAACAATCCATGTGCGATTGCGTTACATGAAGCCAAACAATTGTGGCCGAATAATCCGATTCAATGCGTAATCTCGTTCGGAACTGGAAGAACACCGAATCGAATACGCGAGAGCAACAATGATTCAATGGAAATTGCAATTTCGAGTTGGAAagagaaattttataaaattttagaCAGTGCGACCGACACAGAAG CTGTACATACGATGCTAAACGATCTTCTTCCCGAACACGTTTATTATCGTTTTAATCCATATTTAACGGAAATGTTGTCGATGGATGAGATACGCCCAGAAAAGATACACCAGTTGGAGCAAGATGCGAAAATGTATATACGTAGGAatgaagaaaaatttcaaaaggcGGCTGAAGTTCTTTTAGAGAAAAGGCAAATGCAACAGAAATTTATGGATTGGATTCTGttgcaaaaacaaatttcaaaattatgA
- the LOC143354262 gene encoding calcium-independent phospholipase A2-gamma isoform X2, whose protein sequence is MSMQNYSKLLAQLKDYIHKAGYDKNLQINFSKDWIDTLHKATYTQINTLKKQLSILIAKNTNHNKVKGVEEYKDNETESREVLIRDQEEGVVMNDPAKCRKAFQHVDDDTINERKMEIKEQSYTLSQMLNTLIFKLTSQTRTGALVVPPKWKVNVHKNISKPSIVSRTRHVLNSIVTAESNASRWRRIEDFLTHIDQYPEARHYAIKEGAIGVLLKTRHRTKDEQIKASIREALAVLGYVDPLPGRGIRVLSIDGGGMRGVLVIEMLKKLEELTGKKTYEMFDYICGVSTGAILAAILGGRKRKSLSDISELYRELSIKIFTQSTIKGTSNLVWSHAYYDTSLWEKLLQEHLGDKILIKTVRDPNTPKFSAISAIVNHERVMAYVFRNYTLPYRLESQYIGSHKHKLWEAVRASAAAPSYFEEFKYGEFLHQDGGILVNNPCAIALHEAKQLWPNNPIQCVISFGTGRTPNRIRESNNDSMEIAISSWKEKFYKILDSATDTEAVHTMLNDLLPEHVYYRFNPYLTEMLSMDEIRPEKIHQLEQDAKMYIRRNEEKFQKAAEVLLEKRQMQQKFMDWILLQKQISKL, encoded by the exons ATGTCTATGCAAAATTATTCAAAACTTTTGGCACAATTAAAAGATTACATACATAAAGCTGGTTACGATAAGAATCTTCAgattaatttttctaaagatTGGATAGATACTCTCCACAAAGCGACCTACACGCAAATTAATACTTTGAAAAAGCAATTGTCCATTCTAATAGCAAAGAATACGAATCACAATAAAGTAAAAGGCGTAGAGGAATATAAGGATAATGAAACCGAGAGTCGAGAAGTTTTAATAAGGGACCAAGAAGAAGGTGTGGTAATGAATGATCCTGCGAAATGTCGTAAAGCATTTCAG CACGTCGATGACGATACCATAAACGAACGAAAGATGGAAATCAAGGAACAGTCATATACCCTTTCACAAATGTTGAACACTTTGATATTTAAGTTAACCAGCCAAACCAGAACAGGTGCTCTTGTAGTACCACCAAAGTGGAAAGTAAatgttcataaaaatatatcaaagCCCAGCATTGTGTCTAGAACACGTCATGTTTTAAACAGTATCGTAACTGCTGAATCGAACGCTTCAAGGTGGAGGAGAATAGAAGATTTTTTAACTCATATCGATCAATACCCTGAAGCTAGACATTATGCGATCAAAGAAGGAGCAATTGGAGTATTACTCAAAACTCGTCATAGAACAAAAGATGAACAAATAAAAG CATCGATTCGAGAAGCGCTAGCGGTATTAGGCTACGTTGATCCATTGCCTGGTCGTGGAATTAGAGTTCTTTCCATCGATGGTGGTGGTATGCGTGGTGTCTTAGTTATAGAAATGTTGAAAAAGCTTGAAGAGTTGACAGGGAAGAAAACGTACGAAATGTTTGATTACATATGTGGTGTGAGTACAGGAGCAATTCTTGCAGCTATTTTAG GTGGACGTAAAAGAAAATCGTTGAGTGATATCTCAGAATTGTACAGAGAATTGAGTATTAAAATATTCACTCAAAGCACGATAAAAGGTACAAGTAATTTAGTATGGAGCCACGCGTACTATGATACATCTCTTTGGGAGAAATTATTGCAGGAGCACTTGGGAGATAAGATTCTAATTAAAACTGTTCGCGATCCGAATACACCGAAG TTTTCAGCCATATCTGCGATTGTGAATCATGAGCGCGTGATGGCTTATGTATTTCGAAATTACACTTTGCCGTACAGACTAGAAAGTCAATACATAGGATCTCATAAACATAAGTTATGGGAAGCTGTAAGAGCATCCGCGGCAGCGCCTAGTTACTTTGAGGAATTTAAATACGGCGAATTTCTTCACCAAGATGGAG GTATACTGGTAAACAATCCATGTGCGATTGCGTTACATGAAGCCAAACAATTGTGGCCGAATAATCCGATTCAATGCGTAATCTCGTTCGGAACTGGAAGAACACCGAATCGAATACGCGAGAGCAACAATGATTCAATGGAAATTGCAATTTCGAGTTGGAAagagaaattttataaaattttagaCAGTGCGACCGACACAGAAG CTGTACATACGATGCTAAACGATCTTCTTCCCGAACACGTTTATTATCGTTTTAATCCATATTTAACGGAAATGTTGTCGATGGATGAGATACGCCCAGAAAAGATACACCAGTTGGAGCAAGATGCGAAAATGTATATACGTAGGAatgaagaaaaatttcaaaaggcGGCTGAAGTTCTTTTAGAGAAAAGGCAAATGCAACAGAAATTTATGGATTGGATTCTGttgcaaaaacaaatttcaaaattatgA
- the LOC143354267 gene encoding mitochondrial inner membrane protease subunit 1-like, with product MTMLIKLFCKTLSKTVLYTCVIHCVYEYIGDIVVCAGPSMEPTLYTNDVLLTERISVRTENIKKGDIVVSKCPSDPKQHICKRVVGLPGNKLENGVIVPKGHVWLEGDNSNNSNDSREYGVVPQGLLRGRAFCKILPLRDITFFAREDAKPD from the exons ATGACTATgcttattaaattattttgtaaaacttTAAGCAAAACTGTCCTATATACTTGCGTAATACACTGTGTATACGAATATATAGGAGATATCGTTGTG TGTGCAGGACCATCAATGGAACCAACATTATATACAAATGACGTATTATTGACAGAGCGAATATCTGTGCGAACAGAAAACATTAAGAAAGGTGACATTGTTGTCTCTAAATGTCCTTCCGACCCTAAACAACATATATGTAAAAGAGTTGTAGGGTTACCTGGAAACAAACTGGAGAATGGAGTCATA GTACCGAAGGGCCATGTGTGGTTGGAAGGTGATAATAGCAACAACTCGAATGATTCTCGTGAATACGGAGTTGTCCCACAAGGTCTATTACGAGGACGTGCATTCTGTAAAATATTGCCATTGAGAGATATTACTTTTTTTGCGCGAGAGGACGCAAAACCTGATTAA
- the LOC143354263 gene encoding sorting nexin-4 has protein sequence MEEVFQNGNYQREANANMTTTELQKEDSLLDHMEISIVEAEKRANGALNLREFYIVYLIETKVTDPDFKGALSKISSLWRRYTEFELLRAYLEISYPYVVLPPLPEKKVLYSWQKVTTDTFDPDFVDRRRAGLENFLLRVASHPILSRDEHFMGFLQQKDGWRESVKETGYLQLAESKLKALSVAVRLRKPDKRFETIKNYGIELQNNLCNLLRVRARLVEKQYSLYKLHANYGRVFSEWSAIEREMGDGLQKSGHYLDSLAATIDTTLEEEELIADQLKEWLFGASALQAVVRRREALQLTKDEAHDAWTTALEQKEKVMQGKSGLMSRLFGSVDTEEVRELKILQLQQRIAQNEEAVKRVDEDLKSFSIKAMMDIDRFQHQKVIDLKEILAAYCILQFKLARKGLQAWQHIKSCLESMP, from the exons ATGGAAGAGGTATTTCAAAACGGGAATTATCAGAGAGAGGCGAATGCAAATATGACCACTACGGAATTGCAGAAAGAG GATTCACTACTCGACCATATGGAGATTTCTATTGTTGAGGCTGAAAAACGAGCAAATGGGGCAttgaatttaagagaattttaTATAGTCTACCTCATTGAGACTAA AGTTACTGATCCAGATTTTAAAGGAGCACTTAGCAAAATAAGTTCTCTATGGCGTCGATATACAGAATTTGAATTGCTCAGAGCTTATTTAGAGATTTCATATCCATACGTTGTGCTGCCTCCACTACCAGAAAAAAAAGTTCTCTATTCCTGGCAGAAAGTTACCACTGATACGTTTGATCCAGATTTTGTTGATCGTCGCAGAGCAGGTCTTGAG AATTTCCTTCTGAGGGTAGCATCACATCCTATATTATCTCGTGATGAGCATTTCATGGGGTTCCTACAACAGAAGGATGGCTGGAGAGAAAGCGTTAAAGAGACTG GATATTTACAATTAGCAGAATCAAAATTAAAAGCTTTGAGTGTAGCAGTGAGATTAAGGAAACCAGATAAACGatttgaaacaataaaaaattacgGAATTGAACTACAG aatAATTTGTGCAATCTTCTTCGGGTTCGTGCCCGTTTAGTAGAGAAACAATATAGTTTGTACAAACTACATGCAAATTATGGTCGTGTGTTCAGTGAATGGAGTGCCATAGAAAGGGAAATGGGTGATGGATTGCAG AAATCGGGCCATTATTTGGATTCATTAGCTGCAACAATAGACACAACTCTTGAAGAAGAAGAATTAATAGCAGATCAATTAAAAGAATGGCTGTTTGGTGCTTCTGCGTTACAAGCAGTTGTCAGGCGAAGAGAAGCTTTACAGTTAACAAAAGATGAAGCCCATGATGCTTGGACAACTGCATtggaacaaaaagaaaaagtcATGCAAG GAAAATCAGGATTAATGTCACGGTTGTTTGGTTCAGTAGATACAGAGGAAGTTCgcgaattgaaaatattgcaattgcAGCAAAGGATTGCACAGAACGAAGAGGCGGTCAAAAGGGTAGATGAAGATTTAAA GTCTTTTTCTATTAAAGCAATGATGGATATAGACAGATTTCAACATCAAAAAGTAATAGACTTAAAAGAAATTTTGGCTGCGTATTGCATCTTACAGTTCAAGCTTGCTAGAAAG GGACTACAAGCTTGGCAACACATCAAAAGTTGCCTGGAAAGTATGCCATAA